CCCCTGTACACACGAGGGCCCCTGTACACACGCGGGCCCCTGTACACACGAGGGCCCCTGTACACACGAGGGCCAATGTACACACGAGGGCCCCTGTACACACGAGGGCCCCTGTACACACGCGGGCCCCTGTACACACGCGGGCCCCTGTACACACGAGGGCCCCTGTACACACGAGGGCCCCTGTACACACGAGGGCCCCTGTACACACGAGGGCCCCTGTACACACGAGGGCCCCTGTACACACGAGGGCCCCTGTACACACGCGGGCCCCTGTACACACGAGGGCCCCTGTACACACGCGGGCCCCTGTACACACGAGGGCCCCTGTACACACGAGGGCCCCTGTACACACGAGGGCCCCTGTACACACGCGGGCCCCTGTACACACGCGGGCCCCTGTACACACGAGGGCCCCTGTACACACGAGGGCCCCTGTACACACGAGGGCCCCGGCGGGCCTTACTACTGCTGGAATATAAACGATAAACACCAAGAGATCAAAGACCACAATATAAAATTTTAGATTCCATTGCCATTGTGTTGTCTGGGTCTATTGCATATTTAATGGTGGCCGGGCGCACCGGCTCTCAGGGCAAGAGTTCCTTGGGGTGGTTTTCCTTTGCACTAAGACGTCAACTTTCACCATTGCCGACCCCGGTGCTTGGCACGCTAATGCCCCGAAACCTTCATATTCCGTGACGTGCATGGCAGTGGCAGCCGTCCGCCATTCTCTAAAAACTACTCCGGCAAATATACGACGTTTGCCTCCCAGAATGGGCCCATCTATTGCATTACGGAGAGACGAACATACCGTCGTTTATACACCTATATAATGCCTTAGTGGTGAGAGCAATGGCGGCGAGAGCCACCATCTGGTGAGAGGTGTAGGGGCGGCGCTGCTGCCCGAGGTACGAGCACCAGGCGCCCAGACGCCACACAAACCATCCACTTGCCGAAGGTTAACTGTAGGTGATGGTGGTCGCCGTCCTCATATGCATCTATTTACACCCCGGGGAATTCTCGGCCACGTTTTTTCAGCGACAGGTTTAAGAGAAACTGAACACGGAATTAGACTATGCGGGGAGCTCCAGCGGCGTCCTCGGGCAGCGATGGTGGGTCCCTGTGGGCGGGTCTCAGGGCTGGTGGCAGTCGTCGGCCCCCCACACCACCCGACTGATAACTTAACGCGGAGATCACCGCTATATTAATGTTACCATCAAACGCTTCACTACAACAATGACAAGTAACGTTGGGGCAGTGTGATGTACTCACCCCTCACGTGCTGGGGAGGgggtctcctgcccccccctgCACCTCGCCCCcctgcacctgtgtgtgtgtccggcctTCCAGGCAGGATCACACAGATATTACCATGATAACACCGACCGTGCTAACACCACAGGTGATACGGTGTCTATCTTTGACCCTTAGCTGGAGGGGAAAGTAAGAGGGGGCGGGGAGGCTGATTGGCCTTCAGGAGATGGATGCCCCATGAGGAGATGGATGCCCCCAGGAGGAGATGGATGCCCCAGGAGAGGAGGTGGATGCTCTAAGAAAGCGTCTGTCCGAGGAAAGGGAAAAGAACGAAGCAGGGTACCATCTTTCTTCTTCTCTTTTCCATGCGTCTCTAAACCTCTCTTGTTTTGTTTGAGGCATCCCACAAGAGGGTCCCCTTCAACACCCCCCACAAGAGGGTCCCCTTCAACACCCCCCACAAGAGGGACCCCTTCAACACCCCCACAAGAGGGTCCCCTTCAACACCCCCCACAAGAGGGACCCCTTCAACACCCCCACAAGAGGGTCCCCTTCAACACCCCCCACAAGAGGGACCCCTTCAACACCCCCACAAGAGGGACCCCTTCAACACCCCCCACAAGAGGGACCCCTTCAACACCCCCACAAGAGGGTCCCCTTCAACACCCCCCACAAGAGGGTCCCCTTCAACACCCCCACAAGAGGGTCCCCTTCAACACCCCCCACAAGAGGGACCCCTTCAACACCCCCACAAGAGGGACCCCTTCAACACCCCCACAAGAGGGACCCCTTCAACACCCCCACAAGAGGGACCCCTTCAACACCCCCACAAGAGGGGCCCCTTCAACACCCCCACAAGAGGGACCCCTTCAACACCCCCACAAGAGGGGCCCCTTCAACACCCCCACAAGAGGGACCccttcaacacccccccccccacatttttATATTAGTCCTTCAAAAACATATTTACCATTTATCTTATGTATCACTGCCCACCAACTCTCTCAGGGGGCATTCCTCATCCTGCCAGCCCCACCAGAATCATTCCTCATCATGCCAGCCCCACCAGAATCATTCCTCATCATGCCAGCCCCACCAGAATCATTCCTCATCATGCCAGCCCCACCAGAATCATTCCTCATCCTGCCAGCCCCACCAGAATCATTCCTCATCATGCCAGCCCCACCAGAATCATTCCTCATCCTGCCAGCCCCACCAGAATCATTCCTCATCATGCCAGCCTCACCAGAATCATTCCTCATCCTGCCAGCCCCACCAGAATCATTCCTCATCATGCCAGCCCCACCAGAATCATTCCTCATCATGCCAGCCCCACCAGAATCATTCCTCATCCTGCCAGCCCCACCAGAATCATTCCTCATCATGCCAGCCCCACCAGAATCATTCCTCATCATGCCAGCCCCACCAGAATCATTCCTCAGCAAGTAAATGTAAGTTATCTATCTTACATTTACTCTTAGGAAGGAACCTCACCAACAATTTTAGAGATTATACCCAGCTGCGTCCAAATCCCATTGTTGACACTTTCTCACGCACCCTACCGCTATCTTCcagccgctctctctctctctctctctctctctctctctctctctctctctctctctctctctctctctctctctctctctctctctctctctctctctccctctctctatgtAGATACTTGAGGTCTACACATAGCCTCTTCCAGCTGACATCAGCAACATCATCTGTTTGatactgttcacttgagacagttaagtaagcaagacagctgtacccagctgtgtctgggtacaagtgacaggatgaacaacccagc
The window above is part of the Procambarus clarkii isolate CNS0578487 chromosome 16, FALCON_Pclarkii_2.0, whole genome shotgun sequence genome. Proteins encoded here:
- the LOC138365254 gene encoding uncharacterized protein, which codes for MPAPPESFLIMPAPPESFLIMPAPPESFLILPAPPESFLIMPAPPESFLILPAPPESFLIMPASPESFLILPAPPESFLIMPAPPESFLIMPAPPESFLILPAPPESFLIMPAPPESFLIMPAPPESFLSK